From the genome of Paraburkholderia aromaticivorans, one region includes:
- a CDS encoding aspartate carbamoyltransferase, producing MKAFTLLTTAMVIAGLNTPLQALAADAGRKAEVAQRGAEVMPFSLQSTTHLFTKSANGGSQRVIAKNLSDEVQIRLIRTHLREIQAEFQHGDFSAPDRIHGADMPGLSQLRAAKPGQISIAYRDVDGGGELVFRSASGKLVSALHAWFDAQISDHGADAMDGHMAHHPGMAQPGSE from the coding sequence ATGAAAGCGTTCACATTGCTGACTACTGCTATGGTGATAGCAGGGCTGAACACACCGCTGCAGGCGCTCGCGGCAGACGCTGGGCGCAAAGCTGAGGTGGCGCAGCGCGGTGCGGAGGTGATGCCCTTCAGTCTCCAGTCCACCACACACCTCTTCACGAAATCAGCCAACGGCGGGAGCCAGAGAGTCATTGCGAAGAACCTGTCCGATGAAGTCCAGATCCGGTTGATTCGAACGCATCTGCGTGAAATTCAAGCCGAGTTTCAGCATGGCGATTTTTCCGCGCCTGACAGGATTCACGGCGCGGACATGCCGGGGTTATCGCAGCTTAGGGCGGCGAAGCCTGGTCAGATATCGATCGCATACCGGGACGTGGACGGTGGCGGCGAACTCGTCTTTCGCAGTGCTAGCGGCAAACTGGTGTCCGCGCTTCATGCGTGGTTCGATGCACAGATCTCCGACCACGGCGCCGATGCGATGGACGGCCATATGGCACACCACCCCGGCATGGCGCAGCCGGGATCTGAATAG
- a CDS encoding CreA family protein, whose product MTTLVPWRSGVLGALLIFSCSTLMAKELATIETHTQRYGSHIAISAYDDPLVNGVTCYVSESQSDGALGGGRVPQAVDMTASCHQTGNIRIAETVAQRAQVFTAELNPAFDALHVFRILDTERHSLVYFIYSESGVAGDLPGRIYVIRLPPGLRMPAR is encoded by the coding sequence ATGACCACGCTGGTTCCATGGCGCTCGGGTGTCCTGGGCGCACTGCTGATATTCTCGTGTTCCACCCTCATGGCCAAAGAGCTGGCGACGATCGAAACGCATACGCAGCGGTATGGCTCTCACATTGCCATTTCGGCTTACGACGATCCGCTCGTGAATGGCGTAACGTGCTACGTGTCAGAGTCGCAGTCGGATGGCGCGCTGGGAGGTGGACGCGTCCCCCAGGCTGTAGACATGACGGCATCCTGCCATCAAACGGGCAACATCCGCATAGCCGAAACTGTTGCCCAGCGAGCGCAGGTATTCACGGCCGAGTTGAACCCGGCTTTCGACGCGCTCCATGTCTTCCGGATACTGGACACGGAACGGCACTCACTTGTCTACTTCATCTATTCGGAAAGCGGAGTCGCCGGGGATTTGCCGGGGCGCATCTATGTGATCCGGTTGCCACCAGGTCTCAGGATGCCCGCCAGATAG
- a CDS encoding YeeE/YedE family protein, whose protein sequence is MSIDIAHFTPGLSLAGGLVIGGAAAVLVLFNGRIAGISGILGGLLGPLRNDAGWRVAFLAGLVGAPVLASLLGRPVVPDIQAGWGEILAAGFLVGIGTRYAGGCTSGHGVCGISRGSVRSLVATATFMASGFLTVFICRHLLGG, encoded by the coding sequence ATGTCGATTGATATCGCGCATTTCACGCCGGGCTTGTCACTGGCCGGCGGCCTGGTGATTGGCGGGGCGGCGGCCGTGCTGGTCCTGTTCAACGGACGTATCGCCGGCATCAGCGGCATTCTGGGCGGGTTGCTGGGTCCGCTGCGCAACGATGCGGGATGGCGTGTCGCTTTTCTGGCGGGACTTGTGGGGGCGCCCGTGCTGGCAAGCTTGCTGGGCCGACCAGTCGTGCCCGACATCCAGGCAGGATGGGGCGAAATACTGGCAGCTGGCTTTCTGGTCGGTATCGGCACGCGCTATGCGGGCGGGTGTACGAGCGGGCATGGTGTCTGTGGCATCTCGCGCGGCTCCGTTCGTTCTCTTGTCGCGACGGCAACCTTCATGGCGAGCGGTTTTCTGACCGTTTTCATCTGCAGGCATCTGCTGGGAGGCTGA
- a CDS encoding ADP-polyphosphate phosphotransferase, translating to MKIKSRDFRVPERGRVKLEKWPTTVESVYESREHYQQLLGEHVARLSSLQQLLYASNRYAVLLIFQAMDAAGKDGAIRHVMSGVNPQGCQVFSFKHPSPMELQHDFLWRTTRDLPERGRIGIFNRSYYEEVLIARVHPEILRNEGLPDALLDERTVWHDRYRSIVDLELHLSGNGTRIVKFYLHISKEEQRKRFLQRIDDPEKNWKLSVADVEERRYWNQYMKAYEQCFNATSTSHAPWYIVPADDKENARLIVSSIVLETLDGLEMTYPKTSAERKRELQAIRARLEKSEIGSGEVTE from the coding sequence ATGAAAATCAAGTCGCGAGATTTTCGGGTCCCGGAACGTGGGCGGGTCAAGCTCGAAAAGTGGCCGACGACGGTGGAGTCCGTATACGAGTCACGAGAACACTACCAACAATTGCTGGGTGAACACGTCGCGCGCCTGAGTTCTCTGCAGCAGTTGCTCTATGCCTCCAACCGCTATGCTGTCCTGCTTATTTTTCAGGCAATGGACGCAGCCGGTAAGGACGGTGCCATCAGGCATGTCATGTCCGGCGTGAACCCCCAAGGTTGTCAGGTTTTCAGCTTCAAGCATCCGAGCCCCATGGAGCTGCAGCACGACTTTCTTTGGCGCACCACACGCGATCTACCCGAGCGCGGACGCATCGGCATCTTCAACCGGTCTTACTACGAAGAGGTGCTGATTGCCCGTGTCCATCCCGAGATTCTGCGTAACGAGGGTCTGCCGGACGCATTGCTCGACGAGAGGACCGTGTGGCATGACCGCTATCGTTCGATCGTGGACCTGGAGTTGCACCTTTCGGGGAACGGCACCCGAATCGTCAAGTTCTACCTTCATATCTCGAAGGAAGAGCAGCGCAAACGCTTCCTGCAACGCATAGACGATCCTGAGAAGAACTGGAAATTAAGTGTTGCCGATGTCGAGGAACGGCGCTACTGGAACCAGTATATGAAAGCCTACGAGCAATGCTTCAACGCGACCAGCACCAGCCATGCTCCCTGGTATATCGTGCCTGCCGACGACAAGGAGAACGCCAGGCTAATCGTGTCCAGCATCGTCCTTGAAACCCTTGACGGTCTTGAGATGACCTACCCGAAGACAAGTGCCGAGCGTAAAAGGGAGTTGCAGGCCATTCGTGCCCGTCTTGAGAAATCAGAAATAGGATCAGGTGAAGTCACCGAATGA
- a CDS encoding DUF6691 family protein → MGGLTALLSGLLFGTGLMVSGMANPAKVLGFLDLAGRWDPSLAFVMAGAIAVGSLAFVFAKRLDKSLLGFPMQIPARSSVTLRLVLGSAVFGVGWGLAGFCPGPALVALGGGFPKAWGFVAAMLAGMAVFELFQRAKLSRQHA, encoded by the coding sequence ATGGGTGGGCTAACCGCATTACTTTCCGGGCTTCTTTTTGGCACCGGCCTGATGGTGTCCGGCATGGCGAATCCGGCGAAAGTGCTTGGATTTCTCGACCTTGCGGGACGATGGGACCCGTCGCTGGCTTTTGTGATGGCCGGCGCGATCGCCGTTGGCAGTCTCGCTTTTGTGTTTGCAAAGCGCCTCGATAAATCGTTGCTGGGTTTTCCCATGCAGATTCCGGCCAGATCATCCGTTACCTTGCGGCTGGTTTTGGGCAGTGCGGTGTTCGGCGTAGGCTGGGGGCTGGCGGGATTCTGCCCGGGCCCGGCGCTGGTAGCATTGGGTGGGGGTTTTCCGAAGGCATGGGGTTTCGTGGCTGCGATGCTGGCCGGCATGGCTGTGTTCGAATTGTTTCAGCGCGCGAAGCTGAGCCGTCAGCATGCCTGA
- a CDS encoding sensor histidine kinase translates to MIDRQVSGIARLAQDLMDATRVDQGALRLNKFEFEIAPLLADSCEITAAAAAAKNQAFTVSIPDRTLRVEGDPERLTQAIGNLLHNAVKYTPVHGNIRMTVLAEGSNVVIRIKDDGAGISPVLLPHIFELFAQCSRTIASSAGGLGIGLAVVTRLLKLTGVRCRQQVPARGRAVSSRSSCRSPRNHVRLCFFMAAYQWSGGCLLAGEPRRTGRRRDNLEVRAIRIPSVRRHAVSCEGADLCPDVDATYNPPYIGQTSGRVKDAGPCRASAQPLRRWSIPPSIHIYRQEIVGESGAVPGELRSVRNGPRSSRKRKSSARGAA, encoded by the coding sequence ATGATCGATCGGCAAGTCAGTGGAATCGCACGGCTCGCGCAGGACTTGATGGATGCAACCCGAGTCGATCAGGGCGCGCTTCGGCTCAACAAGTTCGAGTTCGAAATCGCGCCCCTGCTTGCTGACAGTTGCGAGATCACGGCAGCGGCCGCCGCGGCAAAAAATCAGGCTTTTACCGTGTCGATTCCAGACAGGACATTGCGCGTTGAAGGCGATCCAGAACGCTTGACGCAGGCTATCGGTAACCTGTTGCATAACGCGGTGAAATACACGCCGGTGCACGGCAATATACGCATGACCGTGCTTGCCGAGGGAAGCAACGTCGTCATCAGAATCAAAGACGATGGAGCCGGAATTTCGCCTGTGCTGCTGCCGCATATTTTCGAGTTGTTCGCGCAGTGCAGCAGAACGATCGCCTCCAGCGCTGGCGGCCTTGGCATTGGCCTTGCCGTCGTAACGCGATTGCTCAAGCTCACGGGGGTACGGTGTCGGCAGCAAGTGCCGGCCCGGGGGAGGGCAGTGAGTTCACGCTCAAGCTGCCGATCGCCACGTAATCACGTCCGGCTGTGCTTCTTTATGGCCGCGTATCAGTGGAGCGGCGGTTGCCTTTTAGCAGGTGAACCACGCCGGACAGGCAGACGGCGCGACAATCTCGAAGTTCGTGCGATACGCATCCCCAGCGTGCGCCGCCACGCGGTGTCATGCGAGGGCGCGGACCTGTGCCCTGATGTCGACGCGACTTATAATCCTCCTTATATCGGTCAGACTTCGGGTCGCGTAAAGGATGCCGGCCCTTGTCGTGCGTCGGCACAACCCTTAAGGCGTTGGAGCATTCCTCCTTCTATCCATATTTACCGTCAGGAAATCGTCGGCGAAAGCGGCGCGGTTCCGGGCGAGCTGCGGAGCGTGCGAAATGGCCCGAGGTCATCAAGAAAACGAAAATCATCTGCTCGCGGTGCTGCCTGA
- a CDS encoding ArsR/SmtB family transcription factor, which translates to MKKKSTPFDLSAMQSSAEKACALLKVLANPDRLILMCQLSQGEWCVSDLEEQLGIRQPTLSQQLGVLRDNELVETRREGKSIFYSIASKEAIAVMAVLYEQFCVQ; encoded by the coding sequence ATGAAAAAGAAATCCACTCCGTTCGACCTGTCGGCGATGCAATCGTCGGCGGAAAAGGCCTGTGCGCTTTTGAAGGTTCTGGCCAATCCCGACCGGTTGATACTGATGTGCCAGTTATCCCAAGGGGAGTGGTGCGTGAGCGATCTGGAAGAGCAGTTGGGGATACGTCAGCCCACACTGTCACAGCAACTCGGGGTGCTTCGAGACAACGAACTCGTCGAGACGCGGCGAGAGGGAAAGAGCATCTTTTATTCGATCGCGAGCAAGGAAGCGATTGCGGTCATGGCCGTGCTGTACGAACAGTTTTGCGTCCAATGA